In Drosophila simulans strain w501 chromosome X, Prin_Dsim_3.1, whole genome shotgun sequence, one DNA window encodes the following:
- the LOC6725566 gene encoding transcription factor Sp9 isoform X2 translates to MLTDMTPTAGQLYGSQIPAMGMNISNIATHLQKPQVNPDHPSLRGTPLAMLAAQCNKLSNKSPPPLADAAVGKGFHPWKRSPNSPAAGSSGSSGGGGGGGGSSAGQHSPCAISAASSSSSSGSSGGQSSRSLSSSASTMVNITASRPLTSSCAAVGGGSTGSSSSASGSQSSSTASAVAAAYGGDLYFPNTSTSNMDNHHMHQGLLGKVEAGAAAFGGVYSRHPYDWPFNAVTHKEAASVNSGWWDMHSAAGSWLDMGGAGMHSTMANYASENYSSALSHSLLGSGQHLLQDTYKSMLPGQGVGVGVGVGMGGFSLPHSSPSAAAAAAATAAAAAGGSPQGGSPSTPSPRSQRRYAGRATCDCPNCQEAERLGPAGVHLRKKNIHSCHIPGCGKVYGKTSHLKAHLRWHTGERPFVCNWLFCGKRFTRSDELQRHLRTHTGEKRFACPVCNKRFMRSDHLAKHVKTHNGTANHQANGHNGGLKKGSSESCSDSEEAANQSGESNGLGGVGSGPQTGGAGGGGGGASSGTGAGTLAVSGSVTTGAGAGSGTGSSNSNSNSGGSNGSVSGSVSGSGSHPGTPTSLHAHSANGTSSSLLGGGLHLATPHQMVAAGGSPVMLHQQQQQHQQQQQQQQHQQQQQQQHQQQQQQQQHHQQQQQHHHQQFGQQQHPHAHHLHHHAHHSHHLATGGSPGLDPSSLVDIKPPMV, encoded by the exons ATGCTAACGGACATGACACCGACCGCCGGTCAGCTCTACGGATCCCAGATTCCGGCCATGGGCATgaacatcagcaacatcgCCACACACTTGCAGAAGCCACAAGTTAATCCG GATCATCCCAGCTTGAGAGGAACTCCGCTGGCCATGCTGGCCGCCCAGTGCAACAAGCTCTCCAACAAATCACCGCCCCCGCTGGCCGACGCCGCTGTGGGCAAGGGCTTCCATCCGTGGAAGAGGAGTCCCAATTCGCCGGCAGCCGGATCCAGTGGCTCCTCCGGcggaggtggcggcggcggtggcagtAGCGCCGGTCAGCACTCGCCCTGCGCCATCTCAGCGGCCAGCTCGTCCAGCTCGAGCGGATCGAGCGGAGGACAGTCCTCCAGGAGTCTCTCCTCCAGCGCCAGCACCATGGTGAACATCACAGCTAG TCGCCCCCTGACCTCCTCCTGCGCGGCGGTGGGCGGGGGTTCCAccggctcctcctcctccgcctctgGATCACAGTCATCCTCCACGGCATCTGCGGTGGCAGCGGCCTACGGCGGTGATCTGTACTTTCCGAACACCTCCACCTCGAACATGGACAACCATCACATGCATCAGGGCCTCCTGGGTAAAGTTGAGGCCGGCGCGGCTGCGTTTGGCGGTGTCTACTCGCGTCATCCGTACGATTGGCCCTTCAATGCAGTGACCCACAAGGAGGCCGCCAGCGTGAATTCCGGCTGGTGGGACATGCACAGTGCCGCCGGATCCTGGCTGGATATGGGTGGTGCGGGCATGCACTCCACAATGGCCAATTATGCGAGTGAGAACTATAGTTCCGCATTGAGTCATTCGCTGTTGGGATCGGGACAGCATTTGCTGCAGGACACCTACAAGAGCATGTTGCCCGGCCAGGGTGTGGGCGTtggtgtgggcgtgggcatGGGTGGCTTCTCCCTGCCCCACAGTTCTCcatcggcggcggcagcagctgcggccacagcggcagcggcggcgggtGGCTCCCCGCAGGGTGGTTCACCATCGACACCATCACCCAGATCCCAGAGGCGTTATGCCGGACGGGCCACCTGCGATTGCCCGAATTGCCAGGAGGCGGAACGCCTGGGTCCCGCTGGCGTTCATCTGCGCAAGAAGAACATCCATTCGTGTCACATACCGGGCTGTGGCAAGGTGTATGGAAAGACGTCGCATCTGAAGGCTCACCTGCGGTGGCACACCGGCGAGCGTCCCTTTGTGTGCAACTGGCTGTTCTGCGGCAAGCGTTTCACACGCTCCGACGAGCTGCAACGGCATTTGAGGACGCACACCGGCGAGAAGCGCTTTGCATGCCCCGTGTGCAACAAGCGCTTTATGCGCAGCGACCATTTGGCCAAGCACGTGAAGACGCACAATGGCACGGCCAATCACCAGGCCAATGGCCACAATGGTGGGCTGAAGAAGGGCTCCTCGGAGTCGTGTAGCGACTCGGAGGAGGCCGCCAACCAGTCGGGCGAGTCCAACGGGCTGGGCGGCGTGGGCAGTGGCCCACAGACGGGCGGGGCCGGTGGCGGCGGGGGTGGCGCTAGTTCGGGAACTGGTGCTGGTACGTTAGCGGTATCGGGATCGGTGACCACCGGAGCGGGAGCTGGATCCGGTACGGGTAgctccaattccaattccaattccggTGGCTCAAACGGTTCCGTTAGCGGTTCCGTATCCGGTTCTGGCAGCCATCCCGGCACCCCGACCTCGCTGCACGCGCACAGCGCCAATGGCACGTCCAGCAGCCTGCTGGGCGGCGGTCTGCACCTGGCCACGCCGCACCAGATGGTCGCCGCGGGCGGTTCGCCGGTGATGcttcaccagcagcagcagcaacatcagcagcaacagcagcagcagcagcatcaacagcaacagcagcagcaacatcagcagcaacagcagcagcagcaacaccaccagcaacagcagcagcatcatcaccagcaatttggccagcagcagcatccccaTGCCCATCACCTGCACCACCATGCCCACCACTCGCACCACCTGGCCACCGGTGGCTCACCCGGTCTGGATCCCAGCTCCCTCGTGGATATAAAGCCACCAATGGTTTGA
- the LOC6725566 gene encoding transcription factor Sp9 isoform X1: MLTDMTPTAGQLYGSQIPAMGMNISNIATHLQKPQVNPDHPSLRGTPLAMLAAQCNKLSNKSPPPLADAAVGKGFHPWKRSPNSPAAGSSGSSGGGGGGGGSSAGQHSPCAISAASSSSSSGSSGGQSSRSLSSSASTMVNITASIYPYSRPLTSSCAAVGGGSTGSSSSASGSQSSSTASAVAAAYGGDLYFPNTSTSNMDNHHMHQGLLGKVEAGAAAFGGVYSRHPYDWPFNAVTHKEAASVNSGWWDMHSAAGSWLDMGGAGMHSTMANYASENYSSALSHSLLGSGQHLLQDTYKSMLPGQGVGVGVGVGMGGFSLPHSSPSAAAAAAATAAAAAGGSPQGGSPSTPSPRSQRRYAGRATCDCPNCQEAERLGPAGVHLRKKNIHSCHIPGCGKVYGKTSHLKAHLRWHTGERPFVCNWLFCGKRFTRSDELQRHLRTHTGEKRFACPVCNKRFMRSDHLAKHVKTHNGTANHQANGHNGGLKKGSSESCSDSEEAANQSGESNGLGGVGSGPQTGGAGGGGGGASSGTGAGTLAVSGSVTTGAGAGSGTGSSNSNSNSGGSNGSVSGSVSGSGSHPGTPTSLHAHSANGTSSSLLGGGLHLATPHQMVAAGGSPVMLHQQQQQHQQQQQQQQHQQQQQQQHQQQQQQQQHHQQQQQHHHQQFGQQQHPHAHHLHHHAHHSHHLATGGSPGLDPSSLVDIKPPMV; this comes from the exons ATGCTAACGGACATGACACCGACCGCCGGTCAGCTCTACGGATCCCAGATTCCGGCCATGGGCATgaacatcagcaacatcgCCACACACTTGCAGAAGCCACAAGTTAATCCG GATCATCCCAGCTTGAGAGGAACTCCGCTGGCCATGCTGGCCGCCCAGTGCAACAAGCTCTCCAACAAATCACCGCCCCCGCTGGCCGACGCCGCTGTGGGCAAGGGCTTCCATCCGTGGAAGAGGAGTCCCAATTCGCCGGCAGCCGGATCCAGTGGCTCCTCCGGcggaggtggcggcggcggtggcagtAGCGCCGGTCAGCACTCGCCCTGCGCCATCTCAGCGGCCAGCTCGTCCAGCTCGAGCGGATCGAGCGGAGGACAGTCCTCCAGGAGTCTCTCCTCCAGCGCCAGCACCATGGTGAACATCACAGCTAG CATCTATCCTTACAGTCGCCCCCTGACCTCCTCCTGCGCGGCGGTGGGCGGGGGTTCCAccggctcctcctcctccgcctctgGATCACAGTCATCCTCCACGGCATCTGCGGTGGCAGCGGCCTACGGCGGTGATCTGTACTTTCCGAACACCTCCACCTCGAACATGGACAACCATCACATGCATCAGGGCCTCCTGGGTAAAGTTGAGGCCGGCGCGGCTGCGTTTGGCGGTGTCTACTCGCGTCATCCGTACGATTGGCCCTTCAATGCAGTGACCCACAAGGAGGCCGCCAGCGTGAATTCCGGCTGGTGGGACATGCACAGTGCCGCCGGATCCTGGCTGGATATGGGTGGTGCGGGCATGCACTCCACAATGGCCAATTATGCGAGTGAGAACTATAGTTCCGCATTGAGTCATTCGCTGTTGGGATCGGGACAGCATTTGCTGCAGGACACCTACAAGAGCATGTTGCCCGGCCAGGGTGTGGGCGTtggtgtgggcgtgggcatGGGTGGCTTCTCCCTGCCCCACAGTTCTCcatcggcggcggcagcagctgcggccacagcggcagcggcggcgggtGGCTCCCCGCAGGGTGGTTCACCATCGACACCATCACCCAGATCCCAGAGGCGTTATGCCGGACGGGCCACCTGCGATTGCCCGAATTGCCAGGAGGCGGAACGCCTGGGTCCCGCTGGCGTTCATCTGCGCAAGAAGAACATCCATTCGTGTCACATACCGGGCTGTGGCAAGGTGTATGGAAAGACGTCGCATCTGAAGGCTCACCTGCGGTGGCACACCGGCGAGCGTCCCTTTGTGTGCAACTGGCTGTTCTGCGGCAAGCGTTTCACACGCTCCGACGAGCTGCAACGGCATTTGAGGACGCACACCGGCGAGAAGCGCTTTGCATGCCCCGTGTGCAACAAGCGCTTTATGCGCAGCGACCATTTGGCCAAGCACGTGAAGACGCACAATGGCACGGCCAATCACCAGGCCAATGGCCACAATGGTGGGCTGAAGAAGGGCTCCTCGGAGTCGTGTAGCGACTCGGAGGAGGCCGCCAACCAGTCGGGCGAGTCCAACGGGCTGGGCGGCGTGGGCAGTGGCCCACAGACGGGCGGGGCCGGTGGCGGCGGGGGTGGCGCTAGTTCGGGAACTGGTGCTGGTACGTTAGCGGTATCGGGATCGGTGACCACCGGAGCGGGAGCTGGATCCGGTACGGGTAgctccaattccaattccaattccggTGGCTCAAACGGTTCCGTTAGCGGTTCCGTATCCGGTTCTGGCAGCCATCCCGGCACCCCGACCTCGCTGCACGCGCACAGCGCCAATGGCACGTCCAGCAGCCTGCTGGGCGGCGGTCTGCACCTGGCCACGCCGCACCAGATGGTCGCCGCGGGCGGTTCGCCGGTGATGcttcaccagcagcagcagcaacatcagcagcaacagcagcagcagcagcatcaacagcaacagcagcagcaacatcagcagcaacagcagcagcagcaacaccaccagcaacagcagcagcatcatcaccagcaatttggccagcagcagcatccccaTGCCCATCACCTGCACCACCATGCCCACCACTCGCACCACCTGGCCACCGGTGGCTCACCCGGTCTGGATCCCAGCTCCCTCGTGGATATAAAGCCACCAATGGTTTGA